The following are from one region of the Stenotrophomonas lactitubi genome:
- a CDS encoding response regulator transcription factor, with translation MRKPTILPVEPSPIVYVIDDDASVRAALEDLLASMGLQVRAFASTGEFLAQALEDAPACLVLDVRMPGQSGLDFHRTMASHGLHLPVVFITGHGDIAMGVNAIKEGAIEFLTKPFRDQELLDAIHKGIEIDRQRRREGDLLGALQQRWDTLNTGEREVVDGVVRGRLNKQIAADLGVSEITVKVRRAQVMRKMGARTLVDLVRMYDRLQAGLA, from the coding sequence ATGCGTAAACCCACGATACTCCCAGTGGAACCGTCACCGATCGTCTACGTGATCGACGACGATGCTTCGGTGCGTGCGGCGCTGGAAGACCTGCTGGCCTCGATGGGCCTGCAGGTACGGGCCTTCGCCTCGACCGGCGAATTTCTTGCGCAAGCGCTGGAGGATGCCCCGGCCTGCCTGGTGCTGGACGTGCGCATGCCGGGCCAGAGCGGACTGGATTTCCATCGCACCATGGCCAGCCATGGCCTGCACCTGCCGGTGGTGTTCATCACCGGGCACGGCGACATCGCCATGGGTGTCAATGCAATCAAGGAAGGCGCCATCGAATTCCTGACCAAGCCCTTCCGTGACCAGGAACTGCTGGATGCCATCCACAAAGGCATCGAGATCGATCGCCAGCGACGCCGCGAGGGCGACCTGCTGGGCGCATTGCAGCAACGCTGGGACACCTTGAACACCGGCGAGCGCGAGGTGGTCGACGGCGTGGTGCGAGGTCGCCTGAACAAGCAGATCGCCGCTGACCTTGGGGTCAGCGAGATCACGGTGAAGGTGCGACGTGCGCAGGTGATGCGCAAGATGGGCGCGCGCACGCTGGTGGACCTGGTGCGCATGTACGATCGGCTGCAGGCGGGCCTCGCCTGA